A genomic window from Flavobacterium azooxidireducens includes:
- the nhaA gene encoding Na+/H+ antiporter NhaA, with product MKYRIKITPIDKWVIDPVNRFIGKSTTGGIVLFLSAVVALILANSPWKDAYHHIWEHKISFGIDSDFMLDKTLHHWINDGLMAVFFFVVGLELKREIIGGELSNPRKAILPIVAGLGGMVFPALIYLLFNPTGEAHSGWGIPMATDIAFALGVLFLLGKRVPTSLKVFLTVLAIADDLGAVLVIAFFYTSDISFTSLMIGSIFMILLIASNLLGVRNTFYYGILGIAGVWMAFLLSGVHATIAGVLAAFTIPANVKVDEIGFVEKMKDYLNKFKHADPNGVPTVTPEQLHILEDMRTLSKQAMTPLQRLEHGMHPFVTYAVMPIFALANAGVTISSDSTSTGISYVAIGIIFGLLLGKFIGIVGLSALFVKLKLTPLPMGMTFKHLIGVGLLASIGFTMSLFIANLAFKDPELIHQAKIGILIASLIGGTVGFLFLYFSNNKSEITITEADTH from the coding sequence ATGAAGTATAGAATTAAAATCACTCCGATAGACAAATGGGTTATTGATCCTGTTAACCGTTTTATTGGTAAATCAACTACGGGAGGAATTGTTTTATTTCTTTCTGCTGTTGTTGCTTTAATTTTAGCAAATTCTCCATGGAAAGATGCTTATCATCACATTTGGGAACATAAAATAAGTTTCGGAATCGACAGTGATTTCATGTTAGACAAAACGCTACACCATTGGATAAATGACGGATTAATGGCTGTTTTTTTCTTTGTTGTGGGATTAGAATTAAAACGAGAAATTATAGGTGGTGAATTATCTAACCCTAGGAAAGCTATTCTTCCTATTGTAGCTGGCTTAGGCGGTATGGTTTTTCCGGCTTTAATCTATTTATTGTTTAATCCAACCGGTGAAGCTCACAGCGGATGGGGAATCCCAATGGCAACTGATATTGCATTTGCTTTAGGTGTTTTATTTTTACTGGGCAAAAGAGTTCCAACCTCACTAAAAGTTTTTTTAACTGTTTTAGCTATTGCTGATGATTTAGGTGCCGTTTTGGTTATAGCCTTTTTTTATACTTCTGATATTTCATTCACAAGTTTGATGATAGGATCTATTTTTATGATTTTATTAATTGCATCAAATTTACTTGGCGTACGAAATACCTTTTATTACGGAATTTTAGGAATTGCAGGAGTTTGGATGGCCTTTTTGCTCTCTGGTGTACACGCAACCATTGCCGGAGTGTTAGCTGCTTTTACTATCCCTGCTAATGTGAAGGTTGATGAAATTGGATTTGTAGAAAAAATGAAAGATTATTTAAATAAATTTAAACATGCCGATCCAAATGGAGTACCAACCGTTACACCGGAACAACTTCACATATTGGAAGATATGCGAACGCTATCTAAACAGGCAATGACACCACTTCAACGTTTGGAACACGGAATGCACCCTTTTGTAACTTATGCAGTAATGCCAATTTTTGCTTTAGCCAATGCAGGTGTTACAATTTCTTCCGATTCTACAAGTACGGGAATAAGCTATGTTGCAATTGGTATAATTTTCGGATTACTTTTAGGAAAATTTATAGGCATAGTTGGGCTTTCTGCTCTATTTGTAAAATTAAAACTGACTCCACTTCCAATGGGAATGACCTTTAAACATTTAATAGGTGTAGGTTTATTAGCTTCAATTGGATTTACAATGTCATTATTTATAGCAAACTTGGCTTTTAAAGATCCAGAACTTATTCATCAAGCAAAAATTGGAATTCTAATTGCATCCTTAATTGGTGGAACAGTAGGATTTTTATTTTTATATTTTAGCAACAACAAATCAGAGATAACGATCACAGAAGCTGATACACATTAA
- a CDS encoding YqaA family protein — protein sequence MQREKIKKNKWRQLHMYYTYTGFYKFILDGLKSAFLPTALIVGALFYVHYYVININEALTLLTQRYSDLTIFSVFFASESILGLLPPDIWIAWTKNTDYPILYLSLLAVLSYLGGVISYLLGKAMLIIPSINNFMVEKMSKHIANMRKWGGLLIAVGALLPLPFAMAAMAAGMIKFNFKNFLLFALLRLMRFVVYGFAIYQML from the coding sequence ATGCAACGCGAAAAAATTAAAAAAAATAAATGGAGGCAACTTCACATGTATTATACCTACACTGGTTTTTACAAGTTCATTCTTGATGGATTAAAAAGTGCTTTTTTACCAACGGCATTAATTGTTGGTGCATTGTTTTACGTACATTATTATGTTATAAATATCAATGAAGCTCTAACATTATTGACGCAACGGTATAGTGACTTAACCATATTCTCTGTGTTTTTTGCTTCAGAATCAATTTTGGGATTACTTCCACCGGACATTTGGATTGCTTGGACAAAAAATACCGACTACCCTATACTTTACCTATCACTTCTAGCAGTACTATCTTATTTAGGAGGCGTAATATCTTATTTATTAGGAAAAGCAATGCTGATTATTCCTTCTATAAATAATTTTATGGTAGAAAAAATGAGTAAACACATTGCTAATATGCGTAAATGGGGAGGTTTACTAATTGCTGTTGGAGCACTTTTACCGCTTCCTTTTGCAATGGCAGCTATGGCCGCAGGAATGATTAAATTTAATTTTAAAAACTTCTTATTGTTTGCCCTTTTAAGACTGATGCGTTTTGTAGTTTATGGATTTGCTATTTATCAAATGTTATAA
- a CDS encoding DUF3817 domain-containing protein: MLEFFKKTALLEGISLLALLFFAMPMKYIFDQEIYVKTIGMAHGVLFIVYILLAVILKFSLNWSTKLLAIICIASIIPFGTFYVERKYLTN; the protein is encoded by the coding sequence ATGTTAGAATTTTTTAAAAAAACTGCTCTATTAGAAGGTATTTCTCTTTTGGCACTTTTATTTTTTGCCATGCCAATGAAATACATATTTGACCAAGAAATTTATGTAAAAACCATCGGAATGGCTCATGGAGTTCTTTTTATAGTTTACATATTATTGGCAGTTATACTTAAATTTAGTTTAAACTGGAGTACAAAACTACTTGCAATAATCTGCATAGCATCAATTATTCCATTTGGAACATTTTATGTAGAACGAAAATATTTGACTAATTAA
- a CDS encoding acyl-CoA thioesterase — protein sequence MRFHTRKWVKPEDLNPNGTLFGGRLLAWIDEEVALYSIIQLENAKVVTKHMSEINFRSSAKPGDIVEIGIDVVKFGHTSISLTCEVRNIMTRETIISVDSITMVNLSEDGKPLAHGKTKIEYVKDRLEK from the coding sequence ATGAGATTTCATACTAGAAAATGGGTAAAACCCGAAGATTTGAATCCGAACGGAACGTTGTTTGGTGGTAGATTATTAGCTTGGATTGATGAAGAAGTTGCTCTGTATTCTATTATTCAACTAGAAAATGCAAAAGTAGTTACCAAGCACATGTCTGAAATAAATTTCAGAAGCTCAGCGAAGCCGGGTGATATTGTAGAGATTGGTATAGATGTAGTGAAATTTGGACACACTTCAATTTCACTTACTTGCGAAGTTCGAAATATCATGACACGCGAAACGATTATTTCTGTGGATTCAATCACCATGGTTAACTTGAGTGAAGACGGAAAACCCCTTGCTCATGGTAAAACCAAAATAGAATATGTAAAAGATAGGCTGGAGAAATAA
- a CDS encoding OmpA family protein has protein sequence MKKNLLIISLSIFAYATSFAQDSTEVSKVDEYNKWSIELNAGQSKGIKPYSTGYFASNPDKVLGSFTINHYELGVRYMFSPTFGLKLDGAYDNLKNLSDESLDFEMQQIRIGLQGVINAARLFDIQESLGRFGMLFHGGVQVAQMSPQMGINEGRNEWNGGIMVGFTPEVRITKNLALTADFTLISNVRQHFNWDGSYSDSNNNLAGSMYTTSLGLSYSFGSHKVHGDWATITSKQQEEIDALEKRVGQIENDMSDSDQDGVPDYLDAEPNSIAGVAVDTKGRMVDINQNGVPDELERYLNNTYVTNESYNADGKTSEMMKKFINDGYVATYFDFNKRQPTNVSTEGIDFIRTYLLNNPTATVDIIGFADEIGNTPYNNKLANDRATNVKNILVKAGIAPERLNVISQGEDTSVDKDSAGARKLVRRVTFKVK, from the coding sequence ATGAAGAAAAACCTACTTATTATTTCTCTGTCAATCTTTGCATATGCAACTTCTTTCGCACAAGATTCTACAGAAGTATCTAAAGTTGATGAATACAATAAATGGTCTATTGAATTAAATGCAGGTCAAAGTAAAGGTATTAAACCTTATTCTACTGGTTATTTTGCCAGTAATCCTGATAAAGTACTAGGAAGTTTTACCATAAACCATTACGAACTTGGAGTACGTTATATGTTTAGCCCTACTTTTGGTTTAAAATTAGACGGAGCTTATGATAATCTTAAAAACTTAAGTGATGAAAGTTTAGATTTCGAAATGCAACAAATTAGAATTGGACTTCAAGGTGTTATTAATGCAGCTCGTCTTTTTGATATTCAAGAAAGTTTAGGTCGTTTTGGAATGTTATTCCACGGTGGAGTTCAAGTAGCTCAAATGTCTCCTCAAATGGGAATCAACGAAGGACGTAATGAGTGGAATGGCGGAATCATGGTTGGTTTTACCCCAGAAGTTAGAATTACTAAAAATTTAGCTTTAACTGCTGATTTTACACTTATTTCAAATGTTAGACAACACTTCAATTGGGATGGTTCTTATTCTGATTCAAATAACAACTTAGCCGGTAGTATGTACACCACTTCATTAGGTTTATCTTATTCTTTTGGTTCTCATAAAGTTCACGGAGATTGGGCAACAATCACTAGCAAGCAACAAGAAGAAATTGATGCTCTTGAAAAACGTGTAGGTCAAATTGAAAATGACATGAGCGATAGCGATCAAGACGGTGTGCCGGATTATTTAGATGCTGAACCAAACTCTATTGCTGGAGTAGCGGTTGACACTAAAGGAAGAATGGTTGACATTAACCAAAATGGCGTTCCTGATGAGTTAGAAAGATATTTGAACAATACTTATGTAACGAATGAAAGCTATAATGCTGACGGAAAAACTTCTGAAATGATGAAAAAATTCATCAATGATGGTTATGTTGCAACTTACTTTGATTTCAACAAAAGACAACCAACAAATGTTTCTACAGAAGGTATTGACTTTATTAGAACTTATTTGTTAAACAATCCTACAGCTACTGTTGATATTATTGGGTTTGCAGATGAAATTGGAAACACACCATACAACAACAAGTTAGCTAATGATAGAGCTACTAACGTGAAAAACATCTTAGTGAAAGCTGGTATAGCTCCTGAAAGATTAAATGTAATTTCACAAGGTGAAGATACTTCAGTAGATAAAGATTCTGCAGGTGCAAGAAAATTGGTAAGAAGAGTAACTTTCAAAGTGAAATAA
- a CDS encoding glyoxalase: MTTRDSYIIENRGEALGVVTEQSSKEERFQNVTIRPILKLQNDLFVDVFKNYISKYKNDFYSYSTEKKLQFIENSIQKDIKFRNSLKGMVIGLFTINEYEEYIKNSSNLNKRMMNMLIERLKSNIQLFDTQQAS; encoded by the coding sequence ATGACAACAAGAGATAGTTACATTATCGAAAACAGAGGTGAAGCTCTTGGCGTGGTAACAGAACAATCTTCTAAAGAAGAAAGGTTTCAAAACGTAACCATCCGCCCTATTCTTAAACTTCAAAATGATTTGTTTGTTGATGTTTTTAAAAATTATATTTCAAAATATAAGAATGATTTTTATTCGTATTCTACCGAAAAGAAATTACAGTTTATTGAGAATTCAATCCAAAAGGATATCAAGTTCAGAAACTCATTAAAAGGAATGGTGATTGGATTATTTACTATAAATGAATACGAAGAATACATAAAAAATTCATCAAACCTTAATAAAAGAATGATGAATATGTTGATTGAAAGATTAAAAAGCAACATCCAGCTGTTTGATACCCAGCAAGCTTCTTAA
- a CDS encoding META domain-containing protein, whose protein sequence is MKKIVYLVVICFIVGCSTKTNTKNKSITPEAPLLKSKSEGYFKAIGTEPFWSLEISEEIIRFQGIEVENEFLVPHSEPIYAMDANVKLYRVNTESGEMEVTISKQSCSDGMSDNKHDYKVDISLKRNNQKENVNYSGCGNYIADYRLFDIWLLEELEGKKVTLNNFAKEVPIIEINSSEKKFNGHGGCNRISGTIFQERELLRFTNIISTRMACGETNMENVFLKALQSSTGYKIKNNRLYLTNPDGMKAIFKKID, encoded by the coding sequence ATGAAAAAGATAGTATATCTAGTTGTTATTTGTTTTATTGTGGGATGTTCTACTAAAACAAATACTAAAAATAAATCCATTACACCAGAAGCTCCTTTGCTGAAATCGAAATCGGAAGGCTATTTTAAAGCAATTGGAACAGAACCGTTTTGGAGTTTAGAAATTTCTGAAGAAATAATTCGTTTTCAAGGCATAGAAGTCGAAAATGAATTTTTAGTTCCACATAGCGAACCTATTTATGCGATGGATGCTAATGTAAAATTATACCGAGTAAATACAGAAAGTGGCGAAATGGAAGTGACAATAAGCAAACAAAGCTGTTCTGATGGCATGTCTGATAATAAACATGATTATAAAGTTGATATTAGTTTAAAAAGAAATAATCAAAAGGAAAATGTAAACTATTCCGGATGTGGAAATTATATTGCTGATTACCGATTATTTGATATTTGGCTTTTAGAAGAATTGGAAGGCAAAAAAGTGACTTTAAATAATTTTGCTAAAGAAGTTCCGATTATAGAAATAAATTCATCCGAAAAGAAATTTAATGGTCACGGTGGTTGCAATCGTATTTCCGGAACAATTTTTCAGGAAAGAGAATTGTTGCGGTTTACGAACATTATTTCCACAAGAATGGCTTGTGGCGAAACTAACATGGAAAATGTGTTTCTAAAAGCTCTGCAAAGCTCAACCGGATATAAAATTAAAAACAATCGCTTGTATTTAACAAATCCGGACGGTATGAAAGCTATTTTTAAGAAAATTGATTAA
- a CDS encoding esterase family protein produces MREEYFKWHSPNLGREIQMLVFGHAGYPVILFPTSMGSYHENRDQGLIASAKWYIEQGLIQIFCPDSIDKDSFYNKKIHPTHRIQNHVFYDKMICHEIVERVKNNTYSGKVAVAGCSFGGYHAANFAFRHPGYVSHMFSMGGAFNIKSFMDGFHDDNVFYNSPEDYLHGLNDRELWNMDIVLGTSNWDICFDANLKLSRVLAHRDIPHWLDVRQDREHDWPAWKEMFPHYLSRIKFF; encoded by the coding sequence ATGAGAGAAGAATACTTCAAATGGCACTCCCCTAACCTTGGCAGAGAAATTCAAATGTTGGTTTTTGGTCATGCTGGTTATCCGGTAATTTTATTTCCCACTTCGATGGGAAGTTATCACGAAAATAGAGATCAAGGTCTGATTGCTTCTGCTAAATGGTATATCGAACAAGGATTAATTCAAATATTTTGTCCCGATAGTATTGATAAAGACAGCTTTTATAATAAAAAAATTCATCCCACACATCGAATACAAAACCATGTATTTTATGATAAAATGATTTGTCATGAAATTGTGGAGCGAGTGAAAAACAATACCTATTCAGGAAAAGTTGCCGTTGCCGGTTGTAGTTTTGGAGGATATCACGCAGCTAATTTTGCGTTTCGTCATCCTGGTTATGTTAGCCATATGTTTTCGATGGGCGGAGCTTTTAATATCAAAAGTTTTATGGATGGTTTTCACGACGATAATGTTTTTTATAACAGTCCTGAGGATTATCTGCACGGATTAAATGATCGTGAATTGTGGAATATGGACATTGTCCTCGGAACTTCCAATTGGGATATTTGTTTTGATGCTAACTTAAAACTCAGCCGAGTCCTCGCCCATCGCGATATTCCGCACTGGCTAGACGTTAGACAAGACCGCGAACACGATTGGCCGGCTTGGAAAGAAATGTTTCCGCACTATCTATCAAGAATTAAATTTTTTTAA